A window from Seriola aureovittata isolate HTS-2021-v1 ecotype China chromosome 14, ASM2101889v1, whole genome shotgun sequence encodes these proteins:
- the synpo2la gene encoding synaptopodin 2-like protein, protein MVAEEVIITLSGGAPWGFRLQGGVEHQKPLQVAKVRKRSKACRAGLREADELVSINEQPCGTLSHAQAMNLIDSSSGILHIRVRRAPAGFQSVVLVTRAPSPRIDKEYRAALRAMSPAHSHHAPVREVHRSRSSLTSGLTSPPGSEAYYGETDSDADVAGYERQRRQKRRSPSNSNPGKPTGRASPEGGETSEMSGYDSAPDAHIYPSLLDARGGDGDGGGGLPGVARREVIYQPPGPGMWSSQTSTETSSIISSADDQGPRDGGQEEDSGFLEPANVPLVSPERAKEALMLGSRSQLVPMVGPVNKPIDEELTTTYMEKAKQAKLNRGDTVQDKNVKEAKSKCRTIASLLTDAPNPHSKGVLMFKKRRQRSKKYTLTSFGSVDEDTCRDSQEEDGVFPGSESEFDEDGFSAVPDPTWDSDYLDMLEKRATAGSEGRGDGAEDAPSPGLSDTAGKGAQLFEQQRKRAAEHAKKVEAAQPQAHPQSQVQEQAQLYQVHAEIQPQMQPNLQPQQIIPPGPTTLQQELSQGPGLVAVGTHGVSNGDLSYSAVSTASMVMSPPPVASKPATASVTILTSPAQSAETPLPELPASNVLNRTARPFTPGFISIRAATAPVTFRPSVTKTTQRPASAAVLPPPFSTASEQAINATSVTSHLLPGPPLVLSPPCTIPQGPLAPTPEAPVTFHPPAISTSVETMRPASSITTVHQAPFATVPLVSMSSIPSPQAPMVQVPVPPVSQIPGSANTVAPVSPLQVPVSHPPQPQFSMAPVAQVSVVSQPEAVAPTPVPGPTGRTGLLLEARRRSGKVKPMFNVPDVKKNSPNPALLSMVQNLDDRSTRYKYGQPPAEANYDAAEEERSGEAGMGRVPPPVAPKPRVIHEVPQIIQAGGKGAQLFARRQSRMGMYVVDTPPETPYQQEMALHNAAQPLDSSLNPSLASQWKYSPNVRAPPPIGYNPLLAPSIPTGPQRDASKPDSRGSGGSHREGIKALDFMRRQPYQLNSAMFNYGGSATNLSAMPSYQAQRHQQGHYSATMVGSSLTPPKQVPLKTARVYEIKRFSTPTPMSAPTLAPKVIVPRSATTLGERLTHSMTSPPPVHFTPYPAPLLTPAAVSAPTPVSPPSHPAGLPSLPKFSATPIPNPVPPAVPTPYTPVSYTTGLQTAKQFQSAPELSILSSLPPVKSNAVQAPKPRFVATKGGIQPRVWRPGAM, encoded by the exons ATGGTTGCGGAGGAAGTGATAATTACATTGTCCGGTGGAGCGCCATGGGGGTTTCGTCTCCAGGGAGGTGTGGAACATCAGAAGCCACTCCAGGTGGCGAAG GTGCGTAAACGCAGTAAAGCATGCAGGGCTGGGCTGCGGGAGGCTGATGAGCTGGTCTCCATCAACGAACAGCCATGTGGAACACTATCCCATGCCCAAGCCATGAACCTCATCGACAGCTCCTCTGGGATATTGCACATCCGGGTCAGAAG GGCGCCTGCTGGTTTTCAGTCTGTGGTGCTTGTGACCCGTGCCCCATCTCCCCGTATAGACAAAGAGTACCGTGCTGCTCTGCGTGCCATGTCACCTGCCCATTCCCACCATGCACCTGTCCGTGAGGTCCACCGTAGCCGCTCCTCTCTAACCAGTGGCTTGACATCTCCACCTGGTAGCGAGGCTTACTACGGTGAGACTGACAGTGATGCAGACGTGGCGGGCTATGAGAGGCAGCGCCGACAGAAACGCCGCAGCCCCAGCAACTCTAACCCTGGGAAACCGACAGGACGAGCCTCCCCTGAGGGCGGGGAAACATCAGAGATGAGTGGCTATGACAGTGCTCCAGATGCACACATTTACCCCTCTTTGTTGGATGCACGTGGGGGAGAcggagatggaggaggggggCTACCGGGGGTGGCAAGGAGGGAGGTGATATATCAGCCTCCTGGTCCAGGAATGTGGTCCTCCCAGACATCCACTGAGacctcctccatcatctcctcAGCAGATGACCAGGGGCCACGGGATGGGGGGCAAGAGGAGGACAGTGGCTTTCTAGAACCAGCCAATGTGCCACTGGTATCCCCTGAGAGGGCAAAGGAGGCCTTGATGCTGGGCTCCCGCAGCCAGCTTGTACCCATGGTGGGTCCTGTGAATAAACCCATCGACGAGGAGCTTACAACAACCTACATGGAAAAAGCCAAGCAAGCTA AACTGAACAGAGGAGACACAGTACAAGACAAGAATGTAAAGGAAGCCAAAAGCAAGTGTCGAACAATTGCATCCCTGCTGACTGATGCTCCCAACCCTCACTCCAAGGGGGTACTGATGTTCAAGAAGAGGCGGCAGCGCTCTAAGAAGTACACCCTCACCAGCTTTGGTAGTGTGGATGAGGACACGTGTCGGGACTCACAAGAGGAGGATGGGGTATTCCCTGGCAGCGAGTCAGAGTTTGATGAAGATGGCTTCTCAGCAGTTCCTGACCCAACTTGGGATAGTGACTACTTGGATATGCTGGAGAAGAGGGCAACTGCAGGAAGTGAAGGTCGTGGGGATGGGGCAGAGGACGCTCCAAGTCCAGGGTTGAGTGACACTGCAGGCAAGGGTGCCCAATTGTttgagcagcagagaaagagagctgcTGAGCATGCCAAAAAGGTGGAGGCAGCACAGCCACAGGCTCATCCACAGTCTCAAGTCCAAGAGCAGGCTCAGTTGTACCAGGTGCATGCAGAAATACAACCACAGATGCAACCAAACCTGCAACCACAGCAGATTATACCACCTGGGCCTACAACGCTACAACAAGAACTCTCCCAGGGTCCAGGTCTAGTTGCTGTTGGTACCCATGGGGTGTCTAATGGGGATCTATCCTACTCTGCAGTTAGCACAGCTAGCATGGTAATGTCACCTCCACCTGTGGCATCCAAACCAGCCACTGCTTCAGTGACTATTCTGACCAGTCCTGCACAATCAGCTGAAACACCATTACCTGAGCTACCTGCTAGTAATGTTCTAAACAGAACGGCACGTCCTTTCACTCCTGGCTTCATCAGCATCCGAGCTGCAACTGCCCCCGTAACGTTCCGGCCATCCGTCACAAAAACGACCCAGCGTCCTgcctcagcagctgttttgcCACCACCATTCTCCACTGCCTCTGAACAAGCCATTAATGCTACATCAGTAACATCACACTTACTCCCTGGTCCTCCATTAGTCCTCTCCCCACCATGCACTATACCTCAAGGTCCCTTGGCTCCAACACCAGAAGCTCCAGTTACCTTTCATCCTCCAGCAATCTCTACCTCTGTAGAAACAATGCGGCCAGCATCATCAATAACTACTGTTCATCAGGCTCCATTTGCAACTGTGCCCCTAGTGTCTATGTCATCCATACCATCTCCACAAGCACCAATGGTTCAAGTCCCTGTTCCTCCTGTATCCCAAATTCCTGGTTCAGCTAACACAGTTGCCCCAGTGTCTCCACTTCAAGTGCCAGTTTCTCACCCACCTCAACCTCAATTTTCCATGGCACCTGTAGCTCAAGTGTCGGTGGTCTCCCAGCCAGAAGCTGTAGCTCCAACCCCTGTTCCTGGTCCAACAGGTCGCACAGGACTCTTGCTCGAGGCTCGACGGCGTAGTGGCAAAGTCAAACCTATGTTCAATGTGCCAGATGTCAAAAAGAACTCCCCCAATCCTGCGCTACTGTCTATGGTGCAGAATCTGGATGACAGGTCCACCCGATACAAATATGGCCAACCACCCGCTGAGGCTAACTATgatgctgcagaggaagagaggagtggTGAGGCTGGCATGGGGAGGGTGCCTCCTCCAGTGGCACCCAAGCCTCGTGTCATCCACGAAGTCCCACAGATTATTCAAGCAGGGGGTAAGGGGGCCCAGCTGTTTGCCCGCAGGCAGAGCCGCATGGGTATGTATGTAGTGGACACCCCACCTGAGACCCCATACCAGCAGGAAATGGCTTTGCATAATGCAGCCCAGCCCCTTGACTCTTCCCTCAATCCTTCCCTTGCCTCTCAGTGGAAATACTCCCCGAATGTTCGTGCCCCTCCACCCATTGGGTACAATCCACTACTGGCTCCCTCAATCCCTACAGGGCCTCAGAGAGATGCAAGCAAGCCAGACAGTAGGGGCAGTGGAGGCTCCCACAGAGAGGGCATCAAAGCTCTGGATTTCATGAGAAGGCAGCCCTACCAGCTCAACTCTGCCATGTTCAACTATGGGGGAAGTGCTACTAATCTATCAGCCATGCCTTCTTACCAGGCCCAGAGGCATCAGCAGGGTCATTACTCAGCAACAATGGTGGGAAGTTCTTTAACCCCGCCTAAACAGGTCCCCCTCAAAACAGCCCGTGTTTATGAGATCAAGCGATTCTCCACACCAACACCCATGTCAGCTCCCACTTTGGCTCCCAAAGTCATTGTACCTCGCTCAGCCACAACCCTTGGAGAACGTTTGACTCACTCCATGACCTCCCCACCTCCTGTCCATTTCACTCCCTACCCGGCCCCTCTCCTAACACCAGCAGCAGTCAGTGCCCCAACCCCAGTTTCACCTCCCTCCCACCCAGCTGGACTGCCCAGCCTCCCAAAATTCTCTGCCACCCCTATTCCAAACCCGGTGCCCCCTGCAGTTCCTACCCCTTACACTCCAGTATCCTACACTACTGGCCTCCAGACAGCCAAGCAGTTCCAGAGTGCTCCAGAGCTCAGTATCCTTTCATCTTTGCCCCCAGTCAAGTCCAATGCAGTTCAGGCACCTAAACCACGTTTTGTTGCCACCAAGGGAGGCATCCAGCCCCGTGTCTGGAGGCCAGGGGCAATGTGA
- the myoz1a gene encoding myozenin-1a has translation MPLGTPAPVNKRKKPSKIITDLSHIAQDEYESEPEASEFDLGTKIRTPKDIMLEELSLMKNRGSKMFKMRQKRVEKFIYENNPDIFSSESMEHLQQFVPSLGGQMGSQMINLGGHFVSKQGGLNFIGLHTGGGAPVPPPKPGSKGAGAGAGGAGGAGGAGGAGGLGGGDHGKGEGAGGWSPLKGGGTDDTSKKLIHVKTYISPWEKAMKGDAGLVATLKTAMPGPAEHKDLPKYKSFNRTAMPFGGFEKASQFLKFQLPENEPTKEEPEPAVVYEHEIGCRPSFNRTPIGWVGSSEPSSFHMENDAVPFDGETDEL, from the exons ATGCCTCTGGGAACACCTGCCCCCGTAAACAAGCGGAAAAAGCCCTCCAAGATCATAACTGACCTATCACATATCGCTCAGGATG AGTATGAGTCGGAGCCGGAGGCATCTGAGTTCGACCTGGGAACAAAGATCAGGACTCCCAAAGACATCATGCTGGAGGAGCTTTCCCTGATGAAGAACCGAGGCTCCAAGATGTTcaagatgaggcagaagagaGTGGAAAAGTTCATCTATGAGAATAATCCTGACATCTTCAGCAGTGAGTCAATG GAACACCTCCAGCAGTTTGTTCCTTCTCTGGGAGGTCAGATGGGCAGTCAGATGATAAACCTTGGTGGGCATTTTGTTAGCAAGCAGGGTGGACTGAATTTCATAGGGCTACACACTGGAGGAGGAGCCCCTGTGCCTCCTCCAAAGCCTGGAAGTaaaggtgcaggtgcaggtgcaggaggagcgggaggagcaggaggagcaggaggtgcaggaggacTGGGTGGAGGTGACCATGGGAAAGGTGAAGGAGCCGGTGGGTGGTCTCCACTAAAAG GAGGTGGAACAGATGACACATCTAAGAAGCTTATTCATGTGAAGACATACATATCGCCATGGGAGAAGGCCATGAAGGGTGATGCGGGTCTGGTTGCCACTCTGAAAACAGCAATGCCTGGTCCCGCTGAGCACAAGGATCTGCCCAAATACAAATCCTTCAACAG GACTGCCATGCCCTTTGGTGGCTTCGAGAAGGCCAGCCAGTTCCTGAAATTCCAGCTGCCAGAAAACGAGCCGACCAAAGAGGAGCCTGAACCAGCAGTGGTGTACGAGCATGAGATCGGCTGCCGGCCTTCCTTCAACCGCACTCCTATTGGCTGGGTGGGCAGCAGTGAGCCCAGCAGTTTCCATATGGAGAATGATGCTGTGCCCTTCGATGGAGAGACCGACgagctgtga
- the hhat gene encoding protein-cysteine N-palmitoyltransferase HHAT isoform X2: protein MTSRSKAQLAPLPWTEILAYWVLSFGSHLYSFYQLHRFSKEHEAGLERGLQLEKGLLKGFKRDPSDFEWSFWTEWAKTSLLWTLTGHGIISRLTSIFYPKFRVPALTIYGVLAASSVLGVKGVSVLLVHLGLSFSVAQLRKPALSWALNLLLLSTLHIQPLQEVQRGWYKTEEEYYLLLFSVAVCGLRFISFSLEHCWCPSEHGGVVQLCWLFSYTFYHPFFYNGPIITYKDYIEQMRRSAEESDRDHSAFSYLVLRSGRIILWWCIAEYMIHVMYMHSIQSNETYLEILPPWALGGLALALVQFFYVKYLVLFGLPSMLATVDKLVPPKLPSCVSIMYSFTGMWRHFDEGLYRWLIRYIYVPLGGSRHGLHYKLLSTGLAFGFVCLWHGGHDYLQYWALMNWAGVLVENGVKSLFASPLIHSTVAGRPWPHLCWPSSTALHRLD, encoded by the exons ATGACATCTAGATCAAAGGCCCAGTTGGCACCCCTGCCATGGACAGAGATCCTTGCGTATTGGGTGCTGTCCTTTGGCTCGCATCTCTACTCTTTCTACCAACTGCACAGGTTCTCCAAAG AACATGAAGCGGGACTAGAAAGAGGATTGCAGTTGGAAAAAGGCCTTCTTAAGGGTTTTAAAAGG GACCCATCAGACTTTGAGTGGAGTTTCTGGACTGAATGGGCGAAGACATCTTTACTTTGGACCCTCACTGGTCATGGCATCATATCAAGATTGACCAGCATCTTTTATCCCAAG TTTAGGGTGCCAGCACTCACCATATATGGCGTCTTAGCAGCCAGCAGCGTGTTGGGGGTTAAAGGTGTGAGTGTGCTGCTGGTACATCTGGGACTGTCCTTTTCAGTGGCCCAACTGCGCAAACCTGCTCTGTCCTGGGCTTtaaatctgctgctgctctctacACTTCACATCCAACCACTTCAAGAGGTCCAG AGAGGCTGGTACAAGACGGAGGAGGAGTACTATCTGCTGCTCTTCAGTGTTGCTGTCTGTGGTCTACGCTTCATCAGCTTCAGTCTGGAGCATTGCTGGTGCCCAAGTGAACATGGTGGAGTTGTGCAGCTCTGCTGGTTGTTTTCATACACCTTCTATCATCCTTTTTTCTACAATGGACCCATTATCACGTACAAAGACTACATTGAGCAG ATGCGGAGGTCTGCTGAGGAGAGTGACAGGGACCATTCTGCTTTTAGTTACTTGGTACTCAGATCAGGACGGATCATACTGTGGTGGTGCATTGCAGAATACATGATCCATGTAATGTACATGCACTCCATCCAGTCTAATGAGACCTATTTAGAGATTCTTCCTCCTTGGGCCTTGG GCGGTCTGGCCCTGGCCCTGGTCCAGTTCTTCTATGTGAAGTACCTGGTACTCTTTGGCCTTCCCTCCATGTTGGCTACTGTGGATAAACTAGTTCCCCCAAAGCTTCCTTCTTGTGTCAGCATCATGTACAGTTTCACAGGGATGTGGAG GCACTTTGACGAGGGGCTGTATCGATGGCTCATCAG ATACATCTATGTGCCGTTGGGAGGTTCACGACACGGCCTTCATTACAAGTTGTTATCCACTGGCCTTGCGTTCGGATTCGTCTGTCTGTGGCACGGCGGCCATGACTACTTACAGTACTGGGCCCTGATGAACTGGGCGGGAGTTCTGGTGGAAAACGGAGTGAAGTCTCTCTT